One window from the genome of Sesamum indicum cultivar Zhongzhi No. 13 linkage group LG15, S_indicum_v1.0, whole genome shotgun sequence encodes:
- the LOC105177658 gene encoding uncharacterized protein LOC105177658 isoform X1: MAEDICLFTKEGLIIKPPKKSPASLRILVLVFAMVCGVYIFSFCLKQTNVHTSSKFLNLKVNWRHCHGHSIDRSQTPYLHYPKPTTFSRAECACNPVRPFAILSMQRSGSGWFETLLNNHTNVSSNGEIFSVKERRNNVSSILSTLDRVYNLDWVSSASKNQCSSAVGFKWMLNQGLMEYHKEIVEYFNDRGVSVIFLFRRNLLRRMVSVLANSYDRYAKLLNGMHKSHVHSHEEADKLSSYKPIINSTSLVMDLKQMEKMVLEALEHFSSTRHIILYYEDLIKNRTKLVDVQEFLGLPLMELKSRQIKIHKGLLLDHIKNWDDVTKALRGTAYESFLHTDYAS; the protein is encoded by the exons ATGGCTGAAGATATATGTCTCTTCACCAAG GAAGGCCTTATCATAAAACCACCTAAGAAATCTCCAGCTTCTCTGAGGATATTAGTCTTGGTATTTGCCATGGTCTGTGGTGTTTATATCTTCTCATTCTGTTTAAAGCAAACTAATGTTCACACAAGTTCCAAATTCCTAAATCTTAAAGTTAATTGGAGGCATTGCCATGGTCACAGTATTGATAGATCTCAAACTCCCTACTTGCACTATCCCAAACCCACCACCTTTAGcag GGCTGAATGTGCATGTAATCCTGTGCGGCCTTTTGCCATTCTGTCCATGCAAAGATCTGGAAGTGGATGGTTTGAGACTCTCTTGAACAACCATACTAATGTTAGCTCCAATGGAGAAATATTTTCCGTGAAAGAGAGGAGAAATAACGTTTCCTCAATCTTGTCAACTCTGGATAGAGTTTACAATTTGGACTGGGTTTCTAGTGCTTCCAAGAATCAATGCTCATCTGCAGTCGGCTTCAAGTGGATGCTGAATCAG GGATTGATGGAGTACCATAAAGAAATTGTTGAGTACTTCAATGATAGAGGTGTTTCAGTAATATTTCTCTTCCGAAGAAATCTGCTGCGTCGAATGGTTTCAGTGCTTGCTAATTCTTATGATCGATATGCTAAACTCCTGAATGGAATGCACAAGTCCCATGTTCACTCACATGAAGAG GCTGATAAGCTTTCTAGCTATAAACCCATAATCAATTCAACATCACTGGTAATGGATTTAAAGCAAATGGAGAAGATGGTCTTGGAGGCATTGGAGCATTTCAGCAGCACTAGGCACATCATTCTCTACTATGAAGATCTCATCAAAAATCGAACT AAACTGGTAGACGTGCAAGAGTTTCTAGGGCTGCCGTTAATGGAGTTAAAAAGCCGACAGATCAAGATACACAAAGGATTGTTGTTGGACCACATTAAGAATTGGGACGACGTTACCAAAGCTCTCAGAGGAACAGCTTATGAGAGTTTCCTCCACACTGACTACGCTAGTTAG
- the LOC105177658 gene encoding uncharacterized protein LOC105177658 isoform X2, with the protein MVCGVYIFSFCLKQTNVHTSSKFLNLKVNWRHCHGHSIDRSQTPYLHYPKPTTFSRAECACNPVRPFAILSMQRSGSGWFETLLNNHTNVSSNGEIFSVKERRNNVSSILSTLDRVYNLDWVSSASKNQCSSAVGFKWMLNQGLMEYHKEIVEYFNDRGVSVIFLFRRNLLRRMVSVLANSYDRYAKLLNGMHKSHVHSHEEADKLSSYKPIINSTSLVMDLKQMEKMVLEALEHFSSTRHIILYYEDLIKNRTKLVDVQEFLGLPLMELKSRQIKIHKGLLLDHIKNWDDVTKALRGTAYESFLHTDYAS; encoded by the exons ATGGTCTGTGGTGTTTATATCTTCTCATTCTGTTTAAAGCAAACTAATGTTCACACAAGTTCCAAATTCCTAAATCTTAAAGTTAATTGGAGGCATTGCCATGGTCACAGTATTGATAGATCTCAAACTCCCTACTTGCACTATCCCAAACCCACCACCTTTAGcag GGCTGAATGTGCATGTAATCCTGTGCGGCCTTTTGCCATTCTGTCCATGCAAAGATCTGGAAGTGGATGGTTTGAGACTCTCTTGAACAACCATACTAATGTTAGCTCCAATGGAGAAATATTTTCCGTGAAAGAGAGGAGAAATAACGTTTCCTCAATCTTGTCAACTCTGGATAGAGTTTACAATTTGGACTGGGTTTCTAGTGCTTCCAAGAATCAATGCTCATCTGCAGTCGGCTTCAAGTGGATGCTGAATCAG GGATTGATGGAGTACCATAAAGAAATTGTTGAGTACTTCAATGATAGAGGTGTTTCAGTAATATTTCTCTTCCGAAGAAATCTGCTGCGTCGAATGGTTTCAGTGCTTGCTAATTCTTATGATCGATATGCTAAACTCCTGAATGGAATGCACAAGTCCCATGTTCACTCACATGAAGAG GCTGATAAGCTTTCTAGCTATAAACCCATAATCAATTCAACATCACTGGTAATGGATTTAAAGCAAATGGAGAAGATGGTCTTGGAGGCATTGGAGCATTTCAGCAGCACTAGGCACATCATTCTCTACTATGAAGATCTCATCAAAAATCGAACT AAACTGGTAGACGTGCAAGAGTTTCTAGGGCTGCCGTTAATGGAGTTAAAAAGCCGACAGATCAAGATACACAAAGGATTGTTGTTGGACCACATTAAGAATTGGGACGACGTTACCAAAGCTCTCAGAGGAACAGCTTATGAGAGTTTCCTCCACACTGACTACGCTAGTTAG